The Candidatus Manganitrophus noduliformans genome window below encodes:
- a CDS encoding DEAD/DEAH box helicase gives MKITFLEEVFRIDPTLVSIWRKEYGEELLPVQARAVTEGRLFHGGNLIVFAPTTSGKTLIGEMLAATSARKGTRVLYLVPTKALAEEKAAHFNRLYRIAGIATVLSSRDHREWDGAILSASFNIAVLVYEKLSALLVGWPHLLNEIGVVILDELQMLSDEERGGMIEILLTKIKTAQSKIRLLGLSAVLTEGEGLARWLSADLLVEEKRPVPLRKGIFCRGSFFYQEHNSREEGEERWIELSGQSENDLFVPLAAYLGGERGESTLLFFRDKPSVEKMAASLAERIALPPAENAVEELLTLEETASREFLVRLLKKGIAIHHADLPWEQRDLVERYFRTGNIRVLCSTSTLSMGINCPAKNVIIESKQWHYYRQYGRMGIRDLPRALYENMAGRGGRFGYVEDFGRAILVTASPFQVKVWMDKYVKSPLEKVASALVPDDLPEVLLNIIASNEGTSMEEILTFLGATFGGAPRRIQRFHGEPDRLDTGKQEEAAREILRRALEKGVVTQDEKGKYRATELGKITALKGVHLYTALSLVSWMKATDPKSLSDLEILYALSLTEDAKGIYIPLTRQERRRKSFRELIKREIFAQQEEGKAIFKPLSEPMKMLAYEEDTAIKKTLILSEWVTAKATSEIEQAHQIHSGAIRRIGEEFSWLAEAASAIASATGWPKGAIRKMSELSERLIYGVTEKGLALSRIRLRGLGRTYIARLIREGYDTPEAISELPVEVLQKLLPERLARQLYLHFHPEETVRMREENKARPPAQVKEDPASYTRIASPDSPILSIEPGQQALSYRGIHADLSLFPFRFLLALARSPGKVVAKRDLYEAVYGSADGEGEDDRPYERQLSDHKRKILTQIRKAVKRRKAKGITAGEIKSLIVVRRGVGYMLNLEEEKVFVSSFSPG, from the coding sequence ATGAAGATTACGTTCCTGGAGGAGGTTTTTCGGATCGATCCCACCCTGGTCTCCATCTGGCGGAAAGAATACGGGGAAGAACTTCTCCCGGTCCAGGCCCGGGCGGTCACAGAAGGACGCCTCTTCCACGGGGGGAACCTGATCGTCTTCGCCCCGACCACCTCCGGCAAGACCCTCATCGGAGAGATGCTGGCCGCCACCTCCGCCCGGAAGGGGACGCGGGTCCTCTATCTGGTTCCCACCAAGGCGCTGGCCGAGGAAAAGGCGGCGCACTTCAACCGCCTCTACCGGATAGCCGGGATCGCGACGGTGCTCTCCAGCCGCGATCACCGGGAGTGGGATGGGGCAATCCTGTCGGCCTCCTTCAACATCGCCGTCCTGGTCTATGAGAAGCTCTCGGCCCTTCTGGTCGGCTGGCCCCATCTTCTGAATGAGATCGGCGTCGTGATCCTGGACGAGCTGCAGATGCTCTCGGATGAAGAGCGGGGCGGGATGATCGAGATCCTCCTGACAAAGATCAAGACGGCACAATCGAAAATAAGGCTTCTGGGGCTCTCAGCCGTCCTAACCGAGGGGGAGGGGCTGGCCCGGTGGCTCTCCGCCGATCTGCTGGTCGAAGAGAAGCGGCCGGTGCCGCTTCGGAAGGGGATCTTCTGCAGGGGGAGCTTCTTCTATCAGGAGCACAACAGCCGGGAAGAGGGGGAGGAGCGGTGGATCGAACTCTCCGGCCAGAGCGAGAATGATCTCTTCGTCCCCCTGGCCGCCTATCTGGGAGGAGAGAGAGGGGAATCGACCCTTCTTTTCTTCAGAGACAAGCCCTCGGTCGAGAAGATGGCGGCAAGCCTTGCGGAGCGGATCGCCCTTCCGCCGGCGGAAAATGCAGTCGAAGAGCTTCTCACCCTGGAGGAGACCGCGTCAAGAGAGTTTCTGGTCCGGCTACTTAAAAAAGGGATCGCCATCCACCACGCCGATCTCCCCTGGGAGCAGCGCGATCTGGTGGAGCGATATTTCCGGACGGGCAACATCCGGGTCCTCTGCTCGACGTCCACCCTGTCGATGGGGATCAACTGCCCGGCGAAGAACGTCATCATCGAATCGAAACAGTGGCACTACTACCGGCAGTACGGACGGATGGGGATCCGCGATCTCCCCCGCGCTCTCTATGAGAACATGGCCGGACGGGGCGGGCGCTTCGGATATGTGGAAGACTTCGGAAGAGCGATTCTGGTAACGGCCTCTCCCTTTCAGGTCAAGGTCTGGATGGACAAGTATGTGAAGAGCCCCCTGGAGAAGGTCGCCTCCGCTTTGGTTCCCGACGATCTCCCGGAGGTTCTCCTCAACATCATCGCCTCAAATGAAGGGACCTCGATGGAGGAGATCCTCACCTTTCTGGGCGCCACCTTCGGCGGGGCGCCCCGTCGCATCCAGCGGTTTCATGGGGAGCCCGATCGCCTGGACACTGGAAAGCAGGAAGAGGCCGCCAGGGAGATATTGAGGCGGGCCCTTGAAAAAGGGGTGGTCACGCAGGACGAGAAAGGCAAATACAGGGCGACGGAACTGGGGAAGATCACGGCGCTCAAGGGGGTTCATCTCTATACCGCCCTCTCTCTCGTCTCCTGGATGAAAGCAACCGATCCAAAAAGTCTCTCCGATCTGGAGATCCTCTATGCCCTCTCTCTGACGGAGGATGCAAAAGGAATCTACATCCCCCTCACCCGGCAGGAGCGGCGGCGAAAAAGTTTTCGGGAACTGATCAAAAGGGAGATCTTCGCCCAGCAGGAGGAGGGGAAGGCGATCTTCAAGCCGCTCTCCGAGCCGATGAAGATGCTCGCTTATGAGGAGGACACGGCGATCAAGAAGACCCTCATCCTTTCGGAGTGGGTGACCGCCAAGGCGACCTCCGAGATTGAGCAGGCGCATCAGATCCACTCCGGGGCGATCCGGCGGATCGGGGAGGAGTTCTCCTGGCTGGCGGAGGCGGCCAGCGCCATTGCGAGTGCGACCGGCTGGCCAAAAGGGGCGATCCGAAAGATGTCGGAGCTTTCCGAGCGGTTGATCTATGGTGTGACCGAGAAAGGGCTGGCGTTATCGAGGATTCGGCTTCGGGGACTCGGACGGACCTACATTGCGCGTCTGATCCGGGAGGGGTACGACACCCCGGAGGCGATCTCCGAGCTTCCGGTCGAGGTCCTGCAGAAGCTTCTCCCGGAGCGGCTGGCACGGCAGCTTTATCTCCACTTCCATCCGGAAGAAACAGTGAGGATGAGAGAAGAAAACAAGGCTCGTCCACCGGCTCAGGTCAAGGAGGACCCCGCCTCCTACACACGGATTGCTTCTCCGGACTCGCCGATCCTGTCGATCGAACCCGGTCAGCAGGCCCTCTCCTACCGGGGCATCCATGCCGATCTTTCTCTTTTTCCCTTTCGGTTTCTTCTGGCCCTGGCCCGGAGCCCCGGCAAGGTGGTGGCGAAGAGAGACCTCTACGAGGCGGTCTACGGAAGCGCCGATGGGGAGGGGGAGGATGACCGTCCGTACGAGCGCCAGCTTTCGGATCACAAGCGGAAGATCCTGACGCAGATCCGGAAAGCGGTGAAACGGCGGAAGGCGAAGGGGATCACGGCGGGGGAGATCAAAAGCCTGATCGTTGTCCGGCGGGGAGTGGGGTATATGTTGAATCTGGAAGAAGAAAAGGTCTTCGTATCGTCGTTCTCACCAGGATGA
- a CDS encoding integrase core domain-containing protein: MSAQKEAVLQLVAEQKERGRPVRETLVTLSVPRSTYYRWKKSNGTQPDRANRADPLTPEEKERIEAVKAAHPHLRHRQIQGVLQKGGTYLSFSAIYQYLKGRGLVEPYERRPAPWETPRYEVWQKNLMWGCDWTKLKIGDLRWYLLTLIDFFSRLIIAFEIVPTVNASHVKQIYRKGLLAQGILLASERKPELRVDQGSPNTSWVTKEFFEIIGAELSFARVRRPTDNAITERFYGTIKQEEIYLVGSYPDEQSAREEIGRYVGYYNTDRPHQSLMNFTPDHVHQVNNKTALLDELKEMKKEARKRRKEYWRTVEKVTH; encoded by the coding sequence ATGAGCGCGCAGAAAGAAGCGGTCCTGCAGTTGGTTGCGGAGCAGAAAGAGCGGGGGCGGCCGGTGCGCGAGACACTGGTGACCCTGAGTGTTCCCCGCTCGACGTATTACCGGTGGAAGAAGTCCAATGGGACTCAGCCGGACCGGGCGAATAGGGCCGATCCACTGACCCCTGAAGAGAAAGAGAGAATTGAGGCCGTTAAAGCAGCGCATCCGCACTTGAGGCATCGGCAGATTCAGGGGGTCCTGCAGAAAGGAGGGACCTATCTCTCCTTCTCGGCGATCTACCAATATTTAAAGGGCAGAGGCCTGGTTGAGCCGTATGAGAGAAGGCCGGCCCCTTGGGAGACGCCCCGGTATGAGGTGTGGCAGAAGAATCTGATGTGGGGGTGCGACTGGACTAAGCTGAAGATCGGCGATCTGCGGTGGTATCTGTTGACGCTCATCGACTTTTTCTCTCGTCTGATCATTGCATTTGAAATTGTTCCGACGGTCAACGCCTCGCATGTGAAGCAAATCTACCGAAAGGGATTGCTGGCACAGGGGATTCTGCTTGCATCCGAGAGAAAGCCCGAGCTTCGGGTGGACCAGGGCTCGCCGAACACCTCATGGGTGACGAAGGAGTTTTTTGAAATCATCGGGGCGGAGCTCTCCTTTGCACGCGTCCGACGCCCTACGGATAACGCCATCACCGAGCGATTCTACGGAACCATCAAGCAAGAGGAGATCTACCTGGTGGGGAGCTATCCGGACGAGCAATCGGCGCGGGAGGAGATCGGTCGGTATGTTGGATACTACAACACCGATCGTCCCCACCAATCGCTGATGAACTTCACCCCTGATCACGTCCATCAGGTCAATAACAAGACCGCTCTGTTAGACGAGTTGAAGGAGATGAAAAAAGAGGCAAGAAAAAGAAGGAAAGAATACTGGAGAACCGTTGAAAAAGTGACTCACTAA
- a CDS encoding transposase, whose protein sequence is MEEKKARRVFTLEQKFEILKDIETFATVKEGLARYQLEYSVYRKWKRQLQVGVRASLRNSRPIKPADVKRLEAENRKLKEVVLNQSLIINELKKEMNLD, encoded by the coding sequence ATGGAAGAGAAGAAGGCGCGGCGGGTTTTTACGTTGGAGCAGAAGTTTGAGATTCTAAAAGACATCGAGACATTTGCAACCGTCAAGGAGGGTTTAGCGAGATATCAGCTTGAATATTCAGTGTATCGGAAATGGAAGCGACAGCTACAGGTGGGGGTGAGAGCCTCCCTTCGCAACAGCAGGCCGATCAAGCCCGCGGATGTAAAGCGGCTGGAAGCGGAGAATCGCAAGCTCAAAGAGGTCGTGCTCAATCAATCCTTGATCATCAACGAGCTAAAAAAAGAGATGAACTTGGATTAA
- a CDS encoding DUF5677 domain-containing protein, which produces MAETRVALPKADELERGIFDTHRSLISAAKATWGLANELIIEGEVVGKGKSTIHNVCLAGNYTKQLRLYVANLKLSLAGLDLESFLILRSMYTHALHLQALEHSKDPEVFARDWVLWDLASDEKAVRNLAPFADVWKDLKEKLFSADALGKDKARYGELWSRFLEKGPTLVSMAELSVILQAEETYRLFYPLTSAVTHGADLLNYSRPKAENKIDILVVPPPKWVGPNLAAGISFLRDTCAHVNTLLALGKDKVIDDMTKIVSSLSEKKLEFKALEKLNIDWIERAKAKKAEKNEKQAQMA; this is translated from the coding sequence ATGGCAGAAACAAGAGTTGCTCTACCAAAAGCAGATGAACTCGAGCGAGGCATTTTCGACACCCATCGAAGCCTTATATCCGCGGCAAAGGCGACCTGGGGATTGGCGAACGAGCTCATTATCGAAGGTGAAGTCGTCGGTAAAGGCAAATCGACGATCCACAACGTTTGCCTCGCGGGCAATTACACAAAACAACTGCGTTTGTACGTTGCCAACCTTAAGCTGTCTCTCGCTGGTTTAGACCTTGAGTCATTCCTTATCTTGCGAAGCATGTACACCCATGCACTTCATCTTCAAGCACTAGAGCACTCAAAGGACCCGGAGGTATTTGCGCGCGACTGGGTGCTTTGGGATCTCGCAAGCGACGAAAAGGCTGTGCGGAATTTGGCCCCCTTCGCTGATGTTTGGAAGGACCTTAAGGAAAAGCTGTTCTCCGCAGATGCACTAGGGAAAGATAAGGCAAGATACGGTGAACTCTGGTCCAGATTCTTGGAGAAGGGGCCAACTCTCGTCAGTATGGCCGAATTGTCAGTGATCCTGCAGGCCGAGGAGACATATCGTCTTTTTTATCCCCTAACTTCGGCTGTCACTCATGGAGCAGATCTCCTGAACTATTCGCGCCCAAAGGCCGAGAACAAGATCGATATCCTGGTCGTCCCGCCTCCCAAATGGGTAGGTCCGAATCTCGCAGCGGGTATTTCCTTTTTGCGCGACACGTGTGCACACGTGAACACGCTTCTTGCACTTGGAAAGGATAAGGTCATCGACGACATGACGAAGATCGTTTCCTCACTTTCGGAGAAGAAGCTTGAGTTTAAAGCACTCGAAAAGCTGAACATTGATTGGATCGAGCGAGCAAAGGCAAAGAAGGCCGAAAAGAATGAAAAGCAGGCTCAGATGGCCTAA